CAAATCTGTGCAAATATAGCAAGATTTTCCACAGATTTTCATACCTATCGAAAACTACAAGATGAATAGGTGTACCCACAAAGGCAGGAACATACTTAATCTACTTAGTGTACAGCGCACAGTTACCGAGTATTACGAACTAGTGTGTTTGCACATCGGCGGGGCCGTTTTACATAAATTGTAGATTCGGCGCTTAAGGCCTCCGCGACTTACTTAAGTTTCGTAAATTAATGAAATCGTGTACGAAGGAGCAGATGGAACTTGAAGACATAAATTAGAATTGTTCTGTAAAGTTTGTTTCTTATATTGATTAGATGCTTGTTTGTTCAGCTACTTAGATGTAAAGACTGtgcataaatacaaactttttctAGTGAAAAATACGTAGATGTAGactgtaacatttttaaatacctaatgtTTTTCTCGAATCCCAGAAGCTAGAAGCTGCAAATGAAGTACTTGAGTAAGAGCCTGATAAATCCTCTAAAGTTAAGTTCTTTCATTTCACTTTGGTAGGAGCCTCATAAACTATTTgaagttcttttattttactttgacaGGATTATCATGCGTTAGCCTAGTTTCTATTAGCCTGGCTACGAATACAATTCCTCATAATGTTCCTAAATGAATATATGAGTAAGTACAACTAGATTCTCCTAGCTCTAACAACCATCGCTTGCCATTCGCTCTTATACCATACCAAATCCCCAAATCTCTGATTTACGACAAACCATCAATATATAGATGCGTCAAGCTTTCAATTATTCCGTGATGCGTGCGATCAAAGCCCCAGACATGCACCGTCCTGATAAAACGGGCTACGCAGCCTAAGTAAATATGGGAACTTGAACGCATCTGCCTCATGCCCACCCCTTCGTAATCTATCGAAGCAACTTGCTGTTACTACGGCAATTCTTGATAGATACTGTGCTAACATTTACAGCAAACTATTTGTAAATTGCGAAGCGTGTTTTTCGTTTTGGAATGgtttaaatagaattatttgTAAGAGGAAACGGATAGGTAGACGATCGAAGAAATAAGAAGGGGTGCTGAGTAATAGTTATGAActacgtaataaaattaaaccgatTATTAAGACGAACCATACTGATCagagaacactcgcacataattcaacATTGATACCTACAGAACAAACTTAAAGATTAGATTCgctcaattcgttcggaagaactctctttttgcgtcggaagttaaaaaataaggctgataggtataatattattttccctAATTACTATCTAGTTATTGCTAAGTAGAGTCCTAATAATATGAAAGATAAAGATTAACTTACAACAAGTGCGTTATACCTACCAAGCGCtcttttatgaaatgtttgccGTGCCGACGGCAAATCTGTTCGTTCTGTTAAAGGAAACCTACGAATCTGTATTTATAGTTGATTATTTCTATAAACGCCTTTAGGCTTATTCATATCAAAGTTAACGCTAGCAACTTTTATTCctacaatattttcattttcattctacaaaattcataaataaaattttatttccttgCAGAATTTGCAGAGCTTTGAATAACACGCGTTCATAATTCGCACACATATACGTACATATATAAGTAGGCACACGAAATCGTATACCTTTTACCACCCCAAGTTACTTCGCTCTGACCAATCCTAGGATTATCTTCCTTGCACGGTGGCCCGAAAGTAATGGCGCGAAATCCGAGACAAGATGGCGGCCGCCCCGCTTGTGATATTGCTTTCATTAATACACTTAGCCCGGCTTTAATAGTctttaattatcttaaaacGGCCGGCGAGCAACAAGCTGTATAGTAGCATGACAAACAGGCCGTAAGTTTTAAGTATAGCTGTAATATAGATAAAGAACATTAACGAAGTAGTTGAGTAGGTACCTAGCCTACTTACCTCgggtgttttaatttaattaacttgtaaTGAGGTTTTTTCGCtattaaaattaagagaatGGTTCTAATTGTGGTCAAGTTGCAGTAGAATGCTAAATTTGAACGGTAtaagattatttgttaaaatttaaatcaggtgttttaataatttaggtaataaaattaaagtaagcAAGCGCCATCTATTGTCGAGTAAACAAGATTGATTAGTAACATCGTGTACAAAATTATTAGAATCTTTCATCGCACATTGTACGTAATTTGCGTGcgtacatatttttacatattacaaTGTAAAGCTTAcaaaagataattatgttttactgCTTTCAAAATCACGTTGAGGATCCCATTAAAGCGACAAAGCTCATGGACGAATAACGACCCGAAAAAAGTTGCGCACACATTCGCGCCGGCTCTTGTCCACAATTCTATTTGCGGAAGCAATTTCGCGAAATgccacaatttatttaaaaattacgcCCTTGTTTGTGTGGGTAAATATTGACGTGTTTGGTTTATGATAATGGCAACACTGAGAGCGGCAGGTAGACTCCACTCGCGGGCTAGCGACAATATTATTTACCTGTacacatattatttaatatttaccatGCCAATGTAaagtttacaatataatatttgttaagtaTGCTCCTCTTTTGAAAGTTAGTGTTTACTCCAAACATGTGGTTTTTAATCATAGGTAAATTTGAAGACTAAACATAAATAGGCGAGATTGaattgttgttttgattttataccTATTGGGTTCTTTACAGGTGTCAAACTGtgtatttgcttttttaatatttggtaCAATGTGTCAAAATCTTTTAGCATTATTTTGGCAGgttgacaaatatttatatgtcTTATTAGGCGAACTAGAAGCTTGTTAGTGTACTTTCAACTCTACCGTTCCTCAAGTATTCAATGAAATTATCAACTAAGTATTACCCAGTAGCTACTTATATGGTTTCCAGTGACCACTAAAAATAGACAGTAGCCCAATGAGCATAATAATCAATATACATATTAAGACGTCGGCACTAGGCTGCCAAACAAACTCCTCGATCGAACGCAAAGTCAAACTGCAAACAATATCATCGTAGTATTTGTACTGAAACAACAAATTTGTAGCTAGCTTTAAATGCAAGCCTAACACGCGGGCACACACTCACCTTGTGTACAGAGACAATATGTAGGAGACTCTACTACGATCTTAAGCAACGTGACAAAATGAATCTCCGCTTGCGACTGATACGGCCCAATTCAAACACAGTCAGcgccattttgttttgacaaGCGGCTATCTCGACAAACGCGGGGCACACAAAACTTAACCGTAAATCCAGCCCGCTTAGAATCATATTGGGACAGAACACTGGTGGTGTAGAAACATCGGAAATTAAGGGAGGACCAGACACGATTCTGTTTGCAGTCTAACGTGGTCCCAGGACgaagttacaaatatttgacgTGTCAATTTTGTGAATGTTGACCGAGAATTGCGGTTAATATTCCCGATCCGAACGACCTAGCTGTGCGCGGGAACCCTTTAATTAAATGACTGAAATAGtctaattgttaatttattaagccTACTCGTGGATGGATATTATTATGAggtgtttaattattaatactgCGTGATCGGAACACATTGTTTCACTGTAGTAGCTACTACCTACGTATTCGAGTATAATATCATTCAAATAATACTTTTCAAGTTATACACCACTTAAACAACGATAGAAATAAAGATTCACTTTTATCTACCGCTGTCTCAGCTTCATCATTCATTAATGTTCCAATAAACtcgttatttttcaatttgccTGCGTTCGGCGCCCAACTCAGTTGTTATCGCGGCGAGAGTGGCGAgatgaaacaataacaaacaatcGCGAATCGATTGTAAAGACAAAACATCGTTACAGCTTGTTAGGCCCATATTGCTCGTTACGGCGCGGCTATTTATTTTCGAGTGGCAACATCGAAGAgtctataaacaaaaaaacactctGGCGGCGACTGTTTTCATTGACAACAATGCGTGGGCCACTCCACGTATAGTGTTAAGAGCGATGGCTGGAGTAGGCACTTACTTTTCGCGACATAGGTATCCGAGTAGGGGCTATTTTCATTGTGTGCTTTTAATTTTGAGTGCGCGAACTAGCTCGCTCTCTCGGGACGTATGTTTGCGAGGGTAATATTTGCTTCCGCTGTATAATTCAGCCGGCCGCCATATTTGCCAAAGAGCAATCATTTTAATATCGTCAGGCATCACATTAGGGTTGAGTGGATACTTACTTTGTTggatgaattaatttaaaatatttaataatggttCCTGATATTTCCTCTAAATTCAGTGgttctattgtttttgttggtaGGAATTAAcagatattgttttaataatttcacaatTGGAAAATGTTGTTGAATTTCTAACTGGAATTTGATTGTTGCAGGACGACACTTGATCTAGCTAGTTAGAAACGTACTatgctaaagaaaatataacagttttaaaaatcCTACTTACAAACTTTTCATGATTTTTTCCTACTTACAGTCTTAACTGACTTAAGTTACTGAACTGACGAATAATCAAATTGGAAAGCAATAAGCGtgtctgctggtagagatttctttagaaataatcagtacccttgtacatcaaatataatgttgttttttttactattttgtgtacattaattattaaataaatgaatataataataggtactaaaataaattgactGTTCGAAACATACCGCATTACTTCAACATAGCAAAATTACGATTGTTagacatttttgtaattaaaaggtGCAAGAAGTTTTCAAATAAGAGCTGGTTTTATAAGTCGTTCATTTACAGAACATTCAAATAAGaaacgcatttttttaaatataattgaaattacaagaaatattttataacacaatCATGAACGAATTgagattttaaatgtttatataagTGAAAAATATCGAAAGTTTCAATCGGAGTACCTCGGCTTCAGTGTTGCTGCTGCCATCTATGATTCAGTAGCGGAAACACTTGGTGGTTTCCTTGCCACGTCAAACTTTTAACAGCGCCACCTAGTTACAATGAAGCGAATCTACTAGTTATAAGAACTTCTACCCATTCACGCATTTGGCCAAAAGCGGCAAGAAACATGAAATGAATAATGTACtgaataatattgataatgaaacaaatgatattaaaaatccttatttattaaaattaaagttgtgtctattattgaaaataaaatgagatgCAAAACAGCCAGCATTGCGTCTCGTgtcgcaaaaataaaaatctgaataacAGAACGAGAAACAGTGGTCAAAATAAGACTATTGCCCcacaaaataacacaaataattaacacAAGATTAAATGCCCACGAGATTTAaacccaaaataataaaaatattaacttaatttgTTCTTAAACGCAAAGTGAAAACTTATCAGGTTAaggtctatttttcataaaattaagttagATTCAAAATAATTCGAGGTAAAACTctacttaattactttaaaaaacatttccttATTTATGGTCCCTTAGTTACAACTTAAATGCGCATTAATTCTTATTCATAGCTATTGTCAATTTTGGTTGTGCTCCAATAAATTGACAACCATTAAGCAACCAATTTTAAATACACGAAGTATAAATTTAAGATTTCAGAATTAAATTCTAATCTATTCAGTAACAGAGCTTACGCAACAACCAAAAtcgacaaataaattaaaatcatactttaaaacttatactacttaaaactaaatgaaattGTCATATCAGCTAAAATAAAATGGCAAACACATGGCCACAATAACTTTCATGATTGGAAAATTGTACTGAATTGAGGCATATATCATAATAACTACTagactatattataatataaattaaattcacattatttatatacaaaatgatacgaattttaaattaaaatataattggaatCAAGATTTCTTGAGAGAGTTTCGTTTTGTTAAATTACTTCAGGGGAAACCTccatcttttaaagtaatattgtagcGTTTGTGGAGAGAGGTAAATGCTATTCTACATCGTTAAGTGTACTCTCACACTTccaaaactgcaataataagACTTAAAAGATGGTAATAGGACCCTTGTTCATAATTTGAGTATTTTCTATACTAATCTTACTAATAATTTctatgattaataataatattgtcatgATTACTCAACAAGTAGGGGGAAATCTTCTATGTCCTCACACATGGAATTGAAATTTGCTGCCCAAGCTTCGGCTTCTTTTTcctggaaaataaaaacagtttattgttaTTCTTTGACATGATCCCGTTTGCCTGAATGCAGGCTTTGACTGCTTAACTGGGCTTATTGGCGTAAATTTATAAGTAGCCAGTCTGCAGCATATTAACTTTGTTACTGCAATGGAAACATAAGACCTAAAATTTCAATAGCTTTCCAATAAGAATCTCAAGATTAAAGAAGTATGATCAAATTCGAACTCGCAAGTTaggaaatataaacatttaagcCTACATGAAGAAAAAAGTGCAAAAGCAATAGCATCAACATTACAATCAAAGATACAGAAActttatgcaaaaaaaatgcatcaatGCCAATGCTAATTTTAAAACGCTACAGCCAGTTGATGTACAATGTTAACTTCTAAGTATTTACCTAAGTAATATTTCACTGACGGAACATATTTTAAGGTGTGtttattacgtaaaaaatatttacctccTTCTTAGACATCAGTTTCTTGGGCCTCTTCTTTTTCATGGTTTTCTTCTCTTTAACATCGGGAATATCGAAGGTCAAATCCGCAAGATCATCATAATCACTAGAGTCATTCTGATTGACAGCAACTGCAATATTTGATTCACTGTCTGATGAAGACCGATGTCGGAATGTCACCTTCTTTGCTTTACCGTAACTTTTACGTGTCggctgaaaatataaataaataaataataaataaatgcggacaacatcacatacattgttctgaacccaaagtaagttgctgaagcacttgtgttatggaattcagatacaacgaaggtaccacaaacacccagacccgagacaatgtagaaatgttaatttttacattgatccgaccggggatcgaacccgggacctcagagctagcgacaccttgaaaccggtgcgtacgccactcgaccacggaggtcgtcttatataaagaaaatgtttattggAAACATATTTTCATTGCTAAAAATTAGTTTCATCTAAATGCCATAGCATTTGAGATGCAGATGCatctattgtaaataaaaaaattacaacaatatcaGATGGATGAAAATCTCAAATTAAGCTTAAACTAaagcttttttgttttcagaaaacAAAAACCAGGCTAGTATATTAAGATAGGGAAAATGTTGCCTTGTATTTAAATCtctcaacaataaaattatttatttattttatttcgctCTGTCTAATATTGTgcttatcataaaaaaaatattaccttcaAGTGATGTACAACTTCAATATCTTCAAACAGATGTACAGACTGGGAATCATCATTAACATCAGCATCCTCAATATTAGTTGCATTTGCATCATTGACATTTATATCTTTTTCAGGAAACACTGGTGCGTCAGCAGCCGATTTCAATTCCtcataaactttattaacaGCATCCGAACTTGTTGCTATCTTAGTTTTTGCAGCAACTGGGAGTACAGCTCTTGTTGGACCATTGATTTCTTGAAGAACTGCCCTTGATCGCGTTCTCATAGATCTTcctttattcttattatttttgataggTGATACATTCTCCAGATCAGGATTTTCACTGTCGTCAAATCCGAAGTATGTACAGTCCTTATCGTTTTTCTTTCGAGGTGATTTAGCTggtaaattacaaatatttccaTCATTCTTACGCTTTCTAGTTCTTTTCTCTTCTTTAGAGTTTTCCTTCTCACTGGATGTTTCAATACTGTTGCTTGATGGTTCTTCAGACGTGTTTTCTGCTGGAATAGCTTCTTTATTTAgcttcttgtttttatttttagaggtATTTTTGTCTACCTCCACATATATCGCCTTTACCGGCGATATAGACCTACCGTTTTTCTTTCTAGCACTCTTTTCAGCCATTTCCCTGATAAATGATATTATACTTGTTTGTTTAAGATTTGGAGTTGTTGAAACAGGTTCTGGTGGCTCATTGGCAGGTAGAAACAGATTTGTATaaacatgtttcttttttattgaatcttCAGCACTTATGAATGAGCTTTCAACTGCTGGTGTCATGTTGGGTTTGACATAAGTGTTGACTGGCCATTTTATTGGTAGACTTCCAAATTCGACTCTCCAAGGACTTGCTAAAGGATGTCGGACGGACATATTCATGCTGCTGCTAGCAACAGGTTGATCATCAAAGAAGCTGAGTTCTTCTTGAAGATTAAGTGGATCTTTATTCAGTACTGGCCTTTCTGGACTTGTCCTAAACTGCACAGATGCATTAGGAGTAGCTGCACCATGAGGTCTAGGTGTAGTAACAGGTGAGTAATTAAAGTCATCATGATGATCAATACTTGGTTCTATATCAGCTGCTATGTCTTCAACTCTTATTGAGGGATAGTTGCATTCATGTACAGAAGTCTTGCCTGTGTCATTTAACACTatgttattttgattgtttgtagATAATTGCACtttgttatttgttatattttgttgaacATTCTCAGCTATGACTTCAACCACTTCAGTTTCAGTAATTTGAGGTAACTTAGATGCTTCTACTGTTTTACTAGGTTTTACAGCATTTTTAAGGGCTGACAAAGCTCTGGATATGTTGCGATCATAACTACTCTTGTATGTTGCTTTCTTAGGTTGGGTTGGCTTCTTAACGACAGTccttttatgtttctttttctgaGGTTGTGGTTCCTCATTAGGATCAAATGTGAACTCATAGATATCAAGGTCATTATTATCGTTTTTCTGAGATGTTTTCTTGCTGCCTAACAATTTAAAtgatagatttttatttgacttctTTGGACTTGTTTTCTTTACTGGGGAAACTATTTCAATTACTgatgtttcagatttttttgttaggGATGAATTTAGTTTTGTGGGAGATATATTCTGCTTTCTTGGAGATATAAGTTTCTTTGCCAGTGGAACAACTTTCTTAGCTGGTGGTGAAAGCTTCTTCACTGGTGATTCACCTTTCTTAGCTGGAGCCcgtttaacatttgttttggaGTTTATCGGTACATTTCTTTTAGCCCTTGTTGTTCTTTTAGCATTATTATTACTGTCAGGGCTACTTTTATTTGATGAATTATCACTTGATTTTAGATTTTCCAGATCAGTTATAGGCAATCTAGTTAGCCTAACTTTAGGGACCAAATAACTATCTATAGTGTTACCTACTTTTGCAGGACTTTTCTTgttatttgcttttctttttatagtgTCAGGTTGATTTTTGCTTTGCTGTATAGGTGTACTTGCATTATCAGGCTGAATGGGTATATATTTATTAGGACTTATAGAGTGGTCATCAAATCGTGATGGTAAGCGACAAATCCTCCTTGGCCTGCAAGCTAGCAGGCTGCTGTCAGGTTTGGATGGGGTTTTAAAGGGAGAAGGTTCAGGTTTACCAGTATCATTACAATTTTTAGGAGTAATTTCTGGTTTCTCAGCCGTAACTGGAGTTTTGGTAGATATTATCTCAGGTACAGAGCTATTTTGAGATATGTTAACACTATCCTTActgtttgataaattatttaggaTTGGGTTTTCGACAAATCGTGTCGGTATACGTCTCTCGCGACGTGGCCGTGCGTCATTTACAGAttgagtattttctttttgaccAGTATATTTAGATTTTCCCACTGCTTTTGTTTGTGTATTCTGCTTAGCTTTTTTATTCTGTATGTTTTCTGCATTTTGTTTTGGCGCCGCCTTCGAGCTTTTAGCGATTGTTTTCTTAGGCTTCGTAATTTCTACAGACGTGTCATCAGATGCTGAATTGGTCTTATCAGCTAAGGCCTTTCTTGGAACTTTCGTTGTACTTTTAGCAGGTTTCGACTTGTTCTCAGTGACATCAATGTTTTCCTTTGAAGCTTTGCAAGCTCGAGATCTAATTCGCGGGGGCATGACGCTTACCAATAACAATGATTACACTTTGCTTTTCATCACATTCACACATTTGTTCCACTTGTATATctgatttaaatacttttaccacagttttaaattcaattttatcatataaacataagaaaaaaacatgaaataaccTGCGATGCTAAAACTTTCCTTTAGTTTTCGCTCGTTTTTTTGACAACTTAGCTTTGACAAGCAGCTATAGACAAATGAAGATAGTATGTTTTCTTCGTtacacattttgtttatttcattttgaggTCGcttgatgtatattttttgaggTTTCCTTTTAGGGAggagtttaataaaaatgaaatttaagggcagtaaattcatttaataaaaatttacagaCTATTCAGTGTAAGAAATGACACACCTCGTAGATTTACAAAAGGACATGGTTGGAACTCGGAAGTTGTTGTAATTGTCGTGACTGAATCAAACAATTTGCTTTGATTGGATCTTAATAATCgctgattaatttaaaaaacctcTGCATTCACTGAATGGTCGAAATAAAGCAGGAGTTTATGGTTTCACGCGTTCATACCAATaaccaatttttatttgtagtaacCCTAAATTTGAATATGTCGTTGATTTGAGGCCGTTGTATTTtgaaacgtttattgtcgtgaTTTGTGCTGCCGAAAGGCTAAAACTTTATTAGAATCACTTTTCAAACTCTATAAATCGTATTATTTTTCGATAATATAGTGTTAAGTGACATGGTAAGTTGTTAAGATgtgaaaaaatgtctttgttaCAATCTTTAAAGATCCCTAGTCAAtagaattgtatttattgtaatgaagATATTCGTACCAGTGCCTGTctggtatttttaaaacctatAAAAGTCTGCAGTTACATTGAACCCGAGATCAAAGCGTTTATAGTTCAATTGCATAAAACCTTACAGATTTGACACCGATGTCAGGCCTCACAAACTTAAAAtactactgaaaaaaaaaacctgacaATTGACAAACCCTGAACATCCAGAAACCTGAAATTTTAGGACATGAGAGCCTTGCTGGGGTGCTAGAAGAGCAGAGgggattttttattgttaaatacataatttggcAAGATGGTGGAAGGTGATAGCAAGGGTACAATAGACACAGTGCAAGTAGCACTCCGGATCAGGCCATTGATGCAACTGGAGACAGATCGAGGATGTGACGAGTGTATTGACGTGGTTGTGGGACAGCCCCAAGTCCAGATCAAGGACTTGGCATTCACATACAACTATGTTTTTCCTCAACACATAACACAGCAAGAATTTTATGACACCGCAGTCAAAGGTCTTATAGGAAAACTCTTTCAAggtatgtttatatatttttgtgcaTAATAAACACTTGTTGCATTTTCACTTAACAAGTTATGCTTCtgcttaacatttttttcaagtatttcaacatattcacatttttcataattattgtataaatatacaaCTTTTTTGAACAATTGGCATAATGGTATCTTAACTACACTAGTGTATTTCTTCTGTTCATAGTTTTATGTAtcttatttttatcagttttttgtaACAGAGTGTATgactgtaaataattataattccaGGGTACAATGTAACAATATTAGCTTATGGCCAGACCGGGTCTGGTAAGACCTACACAATGGGAACAAACTATTCTGGCTCTGATGGAGACTCCACAAAACTTGGTAAGTATTCAAAAAGTTTAACTGCATGCTCAAAAAGTACCTAATCccttttt
The window above is part of the Trichoplusia ni isolate ovarian cell line Hi5 chromosome 11, tn1, whole genome shotgun sequence genome. Proteins encoded here:
- the LOC113498792 gene encoding uncharacterized protein LOC113498792 — encoded protein: MPPRIRSRACKASKENIDVTENKSKPAKSTTKVPRKALADKTNSASDDTSVEITKPKKTIAKSSKAAPKQNAENIQNKKAKQNTQTKAVGKSKYTGQKENTQSVNDARPRRERRIPTRFVENPILNNLSNSKDSVNISQNSSVPEIISTKTPVTAEKPEITPKNCNDTGKPEPSPFKTPSKPDSSLLACRPRRICRLPSRFDDHSISPNKYIPIQPDNASTPIQQSKNQPDTIKRKANNKKSPAKVGNTIDSYLVPKVRLTRLPITDLENLKSSDNSSNKSSPDSNNNAKRTTRAKRNVPINSKTNVKRAPAKKGESPVKKLSPPAKKVVPLAKKLISPRKQNISPTKLNSSLTKKSETSVIEIVSPVKKTSPKKSNKNLSFKLLGSKKTSQKNDNNDLDIYEFTFDPNEEPQPQKKKHKRTVVKKPTQPKKATYKSSYDRNISRALSALKNAVKPSKTVEASKLPQITETEVVEVIAENVQQNITNNKVQLSTNNQNNIVLNDTGKTSVHECNYPSIRVEDIAADIEPSIDHHDDFNYSPVTTPRPHGAATPNASVQFRTSPERPVLNKDPLNLQEELSFFDDQPVASSSMNMSVRHPLASPWRVEFGSLPIKWPVNTYVKPNMTPAVESSFISAEDSIKKKHVYTNLFLPANEPPEPVSTTPNLKQTSIISFIREMAEKSARKKNGRSISPVKAIYVEVDKNTSKNKNKKLNKEAIPAENTSEEPSSNSIETSSEKENSKEEKRTRKRKNDGNICNLPAKSPRKKNDKDCTYFGFDDSENPDLENVSPIKNNKNKGRSMRTRSRAVLQEINGPTRAVLPVAAKTKIATSSDAVNKVYEELKSAADAPVFPEKDINVNDANATNIEDADVNDDSQSVHLFEDIEVVHHLKPTRKSYGKAKKVTFRHRSSSDSESNIAVAVNQNDSSDYDDLADLTFDIPDVKEKKTMKKKRPKKLMSKKEEKEAEAWAANFNSMCEDIEDFPLLVE